From the Acidovorax sp. NCPPB 3576 genome, the window AGCCTCGGCCAGTTCCACCAGCAGTTGAAAGAGCTGCGGCAGCGTGGCGCCGTCACCGCCGTGCTCGACGGGCACGCGCAGGGCGCCGAAGCGTGCGTCCTTGAGCCACTGGATGGCGTCATGGCCCAGCTGGCGCTGCTGCTCGCGCTGCAGCGCGGTGGCCTGGATGCGCGCGAAGATGGGGCGGTACTTTGCAGCAATGGCTTCGTAGTCAGGGCCAAGGATGGAAGGGGTGCGATAAAGGTCGGTCATGGCGTCGCTCCTGGTGGGAATGAAAGAAGAAGTTCAGTCGTCGATGCTCTGGCGCACCTTCACGTTCTTTTCCTTGGCATAGGCCAGGGACGACTTTTCGATGATCGGGCGCAGCAGCTTCCAGTCCGGCGCGATCCAGTCGGAGACGACCTTCCACTGCGTGCCGTCCCATTGCTGAAAGGCCACACGGCCGTCGCCTTCGTGGTTGTCCCAGGTCACGTGGATGGAATGGAACAGGCCCTTGGCGCCCAGGGCGGCGGCGCGGGCTTCGTCGATCTTCAGGTTCTCCAGGCCCCAGCGCACTTCGTCGCCGGTGAGGGTGCGCTTGCCGAACTTCGCCTGCGCGATGCGGATGGCTTCGACGTTCAGGATGCCGTTGAGCACGCCCAGGTTGTGATACACGCTGCCGATGCGCTTCTTGTCCTGCAGGTTGCCCTTGCCGGCGTCATACACCGTCTTCACGATGTCCTGCAGCACCGGGTACTGCGTGCCGGGCGCCACCGAGGTGATGGCGACGTAGCCCTTGGCCGCGTCGCCCGCGGGGATCACGTCTTCCTCGGAGTTGGACCAGATGTTGCCCACGATGCGGTCAGCCGGAAAGCCGGTCTTCTGCGCGGTCTTGAGCGCCACCGGGTTCATCACGCCCCAGCCGCGCAGCACCACGAAGTCGGGCTTGGCACGGCGGATGGTCAGCCACTGCGACTGCTGTTCGTTGCCAGGGTGCGGCACCTCGATCTGCTGCACCGTGAAGCCGTACTGCTTGGCCAGCAGCTCGTAGATCGGAATGGTCTCCTTGCCGTAGGGCGAGCCGTGGTACAGCACCACGATCTTCTTGCCCTTGAGTTGGTCGATGCCGCCAGCCTTCGTTCCCAGGTAGTTCACGATGCCCGAGGTCTCGCTGTACGGGTTGACCAGCAGCGGAAAGATGTACTTGAACACGCGCCCGTCGGTCGTGTCGGTGCGGCCATGGTTGATGGTGAGCAGCGGCACCTTGTCGGCCGTCACCCGGTCGATCAGCGCATAGGCGATGCCCACCGACAGCGGGTTCCACGCGGCGATGCCGGGGCGGGTCTTGAGGCGCTCGTACACCTCCACGCCGCGCTCCACCTCGTACTGCGTCTCGCCTTCCTCCCAGGTCAGCTTGACGCCGCCCACGCCGCCGTCGCGCGTGTTGACGAGGTTCAGGTAGTCGATGAAGCCGCCGAAAAAGCCCGTGCCGCCGGCCGCGTAGGGGCCGACGCGGTAGCTCTGCAGCGGGAAGAACTGTTCCTGGGGTTTGGCGGCCTGGGCCTGCGCGGCCTGCAGCCCGGCGAGCGCCAGCGCGGCGGCCAGCAAGGCGGTTTTCAGATGGCGGACGAGGGACATGCGATGCGCTCCTGTGGAGAGAAAGGAAGAGGGGAATGGCGGGGTGCGGGAAAGGAACCGGTCAGGCGCCCTGCGGGGGCGGCGGCCGCGTGCGCTGTAGCCGAGCGACTGCCCGTTCCCACAGCGCCGCCAGGCCGCGCGGCTCGGCGATGAGAAAGCCCACGATGATCGCGCCCAGGGCGATGCGCTGGCACAGCTCCAGCACGCCCGAGTCGAACCACTGGCCCAGCAGCAGGCTGCCCAGGCGCGAGAGCAGCAGCGGGAACACGACGATCAGGGCAGCGCCCAGGAAGGCGCCGCGCAGCGTGGCCAGGCCGCCAATGATGACGATGAAAAGGATCTGGAACGAGCGGTCGAGGTTGAAACCCGCCGGCTCCACCGTGCGCAGGTAGACGAAGCCCCACAGCACCCCCGCCACGCCGATCACGAAGGACGACAGCGCAAAGGCCAGCAGCTTGGCGCGCAGCACCGGCACGCCGATTACGCGGGCGGCCAGCTCGTTGTCGCGCACGGCGATGAAGTGGTGGCCGGTGGGCGTGCGGGTCACGCGCCAGACCAGCGCCGTCAGCACGGCCACCACGGTCAGTGCGAACAGGTAGCGGCCCGTGGGCGCGTCGAAGGCCACGCCCGCCACGGCGATGGGCGGTGCGTCGATCACGCCCGAGGGGTTGTGGTTGCTGAACCAGCCGAATTTCGTCAGGGCCCACTGCACGAAGAACTGCGCCGCCAGGGTCGATACGGCCAGGTAGAAGCCGCGCAGCCGCAGGCTGGGCAGGCCGAACACCACGCCCACCACCGTGGCGGCCACGCCGCCCAGCGCCATGGCCGCCAGCAGCGGCAGGCCCTCGACGCGCAGCTGAAAGTTGTAGGCCGCATAAGCGCCCACGGCCATGAAGGCGGCCGAGCCCAGCGACAGCTGGCCCGCGTAGCCGGTCAGCAGGTTCAGCCCCACGGCGGCCAGCGACAGGGCCAGGAAGGGGATCAGCAGCGCATCGAACACGTAGTCGGTGGCCAGCAGCGGCACCACGCCGTAGGCCAATGCCAGCGCGATGGCGGGCGTGGCCCACAGGGGCCAGAGGGTGCGAGGGGTGCCGGGTTGAAGGGTGGGGGTTGCCATGGCGTCAGGCCCTTTCCACCGGCCGCTGCCCGAACAGGCCACCGGGCCGCACCAGCAGGAACAGCAGCGCGGCGGCGTAGGCGAACCAGCTTTCGATGCCGCCGCCCACGTAGGCGCCCAGGTACACCTCGGCCAGCTTTTCCAGCGCGCCGATGACGAGCCCGCCCACGATGGCGCCCAGGATGGAATCGAACCCGCCCAGCACCAGCACCGGCAACGCTTTCAGCACCACCAGCGACAGCGAGAACTGCACGCCCAGCCGCGCGCCCCACAGCAGCCCGGCCACCAGCGCGATCACGCCCGCCGCGGACCACACGGTGGCCCAGATCACCGGCAGCCGCAGGCCCACGGCCAGCGCGGCGTAGGTGTCGTCGGCCACCGCGCGAAACGCCAGGCCCACGCGGGTGTAGCGAAAGAACGCCGACAGCACTGCGACCATGACTGCCGCCACGCCGGCCGCGAACAGGTCGAACGTGGAGACCAGCACGCCCGCGATCTCGATGGGTGCATCGGAAACGCCCAGCTCCAGCGAATGCACCTGCGTGCCCCACACCAGCTGGGCCACGCCCTCGATCACATACGATAGGCCCAGCGTGGCCATGAACAGCGTGATGGGCGGCTGGTTGACCAGCGGGCGCAGCACCACGCGTTCGATGGCCAGGCCCAGCACCACCATCAGCGCGAAGGTGATGGCCAATGCCAGGGCGAACGGCAATCCTCGCTCCACCAGGCTCACGAAGGTCAGCGCCGCGAACAGCAGTTGCGCACCCTGCGCGAAGTTGAGCACGCCCGAGGTCTTGTAGATCAGCACGAAGCCGATGGCCACCAGCGAATACATCACGCCGGACAGCAGCCCGCCGATCAGCACCTCGGCGAGGAAGGCGAAGTCGAAGCCTTCCATCACGGCGCCTCCGCGGGCGGCGTGGGGGCTGGCTCCTCGTGCGCCACGCCCAGGTAGGCATCGATCACGGCCGGGTCCTCGCGCACCTCGGCCGGTGTGCCGTCGGCGATCTTGCGGCCGTAATCCAACACGGCCACGCGGTCCGACAGGCCCAGCACGATGCCGATGTCGTGCTCGATGAGCACCACCGCCGCGCCGTGCCGGTCGCGCGCGGCGCGGATCAGCGCGGCCATCTCGCTCTTCTCGCCCGCGCTGGTGCCGGCCAGGGGTTCGTCCAGCAGCAAGAGGCGTGGGCGTGCCACCAGCGCGCGCGCCAGCTCCACCCGCTTTTGCAGGCCGTAGGAGAGGCCGCCGGCCAGCCGGTCCTGCACGCTGCCCAGCCCCAGGAAGTCGATGGCTTCGCGCGCCTGTTCGCGCGCATCGCGCCACTCGCGGCGCGCCCGGCCCCAGCCCAGCACCTGCTCGGCAAAGCTGGCCCGGGCCGCATGCACGCGGCCCAGGGCGATGTTGTCGCGCACGGAGAGGCCCTTGAACAGCGCCAGGTTCTGGAAGGTGCGCGCCACGCCCAGGTGCGCCAGCCGGTGTGTGGGCACCTGCGCGAACGACGCGCTGCCGATGTGTACGCGGCCGGCGTCGGGCCGGTACAGGCCGCAGATGATGTTGACCAGCGAACTCTTGCCCGCGCCGTTGGGCCCGATGATGGCCCGCAGCTCGCCCGGGGACACGCGCAGGTCGATGCCGCGCAGCGCGTGCACGCCGCCGAACGACAGGTCGATGCCCTGCAGTTCGAGCGCGGGCGGGGCGGCCGGTGGCAGGGTGCCGCCCGTGGCCGCGCCGGCGCGCTCGGCGCTGCGGCGTGGTGCAGCAGGTACCGTGGCGGGCGGGGCCAGGGTGCCGTCGAACAGGGTGCTGGACATGGTGGTGCGGGGCTTTCCGGGCAAGGCTGCGCCCGGCGCCGCGTCGCGCAGGCGAGCGGCGCAAGGGCGTGGGCGCCAGTGGAGGGTGGGCGGCGGCGGGTGGGGCGTTGTGCCTGTGCGGGTCAGGCGGCCACGGCCTCGGCGGGCTCGCCGATGGCGGCCCCGGCGGGTGCGCCCAGGCCCTGCGCTTCCAGCTCGCGCACCAGCGGCAGCACCTTCTCGCCGAAGTACTCGACCTCTTCGATGAAGTGCAGGAAGCCGGCCAGGATCAGGTCCACGCCCACGGCCTTGAGCGCCACGATGCGCTCGGCGACCTGGCGCGGCGTGCCGATGAGGTTGGTGCGAAAGCCGTCGTTGTATTGCACCAGGTCCTCGAAGGTGGATTTGGCCCAGTTGCCTTCGCCCTCGGGCGAGGATTGGCCGGCCTGCTTGGCCGCGTCGCCGAAGGCGTGCACCGCCTCCACGTGGGCGTGGTCGATGATGTCTTTCAGCACCGCGCGGGCCTCTTGCTCAGTGTCGCGGGCGATGACGAAGGCGTTGATGCCGATGCGCACGCGGTGGCCCGTCTCGGCGGCCTTGGCGCGGATGTCGTCGATCTGCTTTTTCACGCCCTCGGGCGTGTTGCCGTTGGTGAAGTACCAGTCCGACACGCGCGAGGCCATGTCGCGCGCGGCGCGCGAGCTGCCGCCCTGGAAGATCTCCGGGTGGGGTTTTTGCACGGGCTTGGGGCTCAGCGTGTAGTTGTTGAAGCGGTAGAAATCGCCCTTGAAGGTGAAGTTGTCCTGCGTCCAGATGCCCTTGAGCGCGCGGATGAATTCTTCGGACCGCCGATAGCGCTCGTCATGCTCCAGCCAAGGCTCGCCAATCGCCTGGAACTCGCCCTTGAACCAGCCGCTCACCACATTGATGGCGATGCGCCCGGCGCTGATGTGATCGATGGTGGCGATCTGCTTGGCCACCACGGCGGGGCTCCACGGCCCGGGCAGGATGGCGGCCAGCACCTTGAGCTTCGTCGTGGCGTGCAGCAGCGCCTGGCTGAACGACACCGACTCGTGCTGGTACTCGGCGCCGTAGCCGGCCGTGAAGCGGATCTGCGTCAGCGCGTAGTCGAAGCCGGCCCGCTCGGCCGCCTGCGCCAGGCGCTGGTTGTATTCCAGGCTCCAGTCGGTGCGCTGGGCGATGGTGCTGACCACCAGCCCGCCGCTGACGTTGGGCACCCAGTAGGCGAACCGGATGCCTTCGGAAGAGGCGGCGGAAGAAGTCGTGTCGTGGCTCATGGCGATGCTCCTGGACAGGGGAGAGGGAATGGGGTGGTCGGCGGGGTTCAGGCCGCCTGCGCCAGGCGCAGCGCGGGCGTGGCCTGCGGCGCGATGCCGACCAGGGGCGCCGCGCGCTGCACTGCCAGCACGATGCGCTCGCGCAGGGCGGCGCTGGCGATCTCGTAGCCCTGGAAGTCCTGCTCCGAGGCATACACGCCCAGCGGCAGCGTGCGCGCCTGGAAGAAGCTGAACAGCGGGCGCAGCTGGTGGTCGATCACCAGCGCGTGGCGGTCGCTGCCGCCGGTGGCGGCCAGCAGCACGGGCACGTCGATCAGCGCCTCGTGGTGCACGAAGTCGAACAGGTGCTTGAACAGGCCCGTGTACGAGCCGCGATAGACGGGGCTGGCCACGATCAGCAGGTCGGCCGATTCGATGGCGGCCAGCTCCGCTTCGACGGCGGCCGGCAGCTGGCTGCGGTAGAGCGCGCCGCCGATCTGCGGGGCCAGCGGCCCCAGCTCGATGGTGTGCGCCTCGATGGGCAGCACCTCGCTGAGGGCGGCGATCAACTCTTCCACCAGCACCAGCGTGCGCGAGGGGCGCTGCACATTGCCGGAGACTGCCACTACCTTGAATTTGCGCGTCATGGGATCGAACCTTCCTGGGATGCCCGGCGCGACCATCGCGGCGGGGGTATGGAATGGATTGAAGACCCAGCGGCGCGCCAGCGCTGCAAAGGAATCGGCGCATGCTTATGCGGAATCCGTGCGTGCGGGCAAGTGGTTGATTTGCAAGGGAAAACCCGCAATTCGGGCCGAAGGCCGGCGTGGCGGCAGGGCGCAGCCGCTTCGCCCCGGGTGCGGCAGGGTTGCCCGCCCAGCGGCAAATTGCGCAGTTTGCTGCGCAGGTGCTGGCGTGGGAGCAGGCCGCCGGCGTGGATGGCCCACCCGCCCGTGCGTGGGCACGCGCCTGTCGCACCGCCCTGTTGCACCGCCTTGTCGTTTGCTATTATTTATATAGCAACAAGGGCATGTTCCACTAGGGCGTGAAGGCGATAAGACCTCGAACGCCCGCCCGGGATCAGCCGGCGAACACCGCCTGCCACAGCGCCAGCACCGCGTCGCGTTCGGCCTGCAGCGTGGCGGGGTCCACGCGCGTGGGCTGCTCGTTCAGGCGGGCCCGGTGCTGCACCTGGCGCAGCGTGCGGTAGGCCGTGGCGGCGGCGGTGCCCACGCCGTCGGGCAGGAAGCCGGCAGCCTCGGCGCGCTGCAGCAGGGTGATGTTGCCCCGGTTCTCGCGCAGGCTGGGGTGCGTGGCGGACTGCGACAGCACCAGGTACTGCAGGGCGAATTCGACATCCACCATGCCGCCCACGCTGTGCTTGACGTCGAACTGCCCGGCCGGCACCGGGTGGGCTGCGCGCACGCGCTCGCGCATGGTGACGACTTCCTCGCGCAGCGCGGCGGGGTCGCGCGGCGCGGTGATGACGGCCTCGCGCACCGCGTCGAAGCGCTCGCGCAGGTTGCGGCCGCTGCCCGCCGCGGCCTCGCTGCCTTCGGGCAAAGGCGCGAGCGCGCCGGGCGGGGCCATGTCTTCGGTGCCCAGCAGGAAGCGCGCACGCGTCATGGCCTGGTGCTCCCAGGTCCAGGCGGTGTTGCTGCCGCGCCGTTGCTGGTAGTTGGCATAGGCGGTGAAGCTGGTCACCAGCAGGCCGGAGCTGCCGTTGGGCCGCAGGGCCGTGTCGATCTCGAAGAGGTCGCCCTCGGCGGTCTTCACCGTCAGCCAGTTGATGAGCTTGCGCACGAAGGCCGAATACACCTCGGGCGCGCGGTCGTCGTCGTCGTCGAACACGAAGACGATGTCCAGGTCGCTGCCGTAGCCCAGCTCCTTCCCGCCCAGCTTGCCGTAGCCGATGATGGCGAACTGCGGCACCTCGCGGTGGCGGTTCTTCAGGCGGCTCCAGCACCACTGCGCGGTCACGCGCAGCACGCTGTCGGCCAGGGCCGAGAGGTCGTCGGCCACCTGCTCCACGGTGATGCGGCGCTCCACGTCGCGCGCCAGCGTACGGAAGGTGTCGGCATGGTGGGCGCGGCGCAGCAGGTTCAGCAGGGTCTCGTCGTCGTCCTCGCCGGTCGATTGCAGCGAGGCGATGCGCAGCGCCAGTTCGTGCTCGAAGTCCTGCGGCACGAAGCGTTCGGCCAGCAGCGCGTCGCCCGCCAGCTCGTCGATCACGCCGGGGTGCTGCAGCATGTAGCGGGCGGGCCACAGCGCGGCGCCCAGCAGGTGCAGCAGGTGTTCGTGCACCGAGGGGCGCTCCAGCAGCAGCGCCAGGTAGATGTCGCGGCGCAGCAGCGATTCGAGCCAGCCGATCAGCCGCACCACGGCGTCCTCGTTGACCTGGCCGTCGGCCAGCCAGCGCGCGGTGCGCTGCACCAGCCGCAGCAGCCGCTCGCGCGACTCGTCGCTCAACGACTGCACGCGCGGGTGCGTGCGCCATTCGGCCACACGCTCGCGCACGGTGGGGG encodes:
- a CDS encoding ABC transporter substrate-binding protein, which encodes MSLVRHLKTALLAAALALAGLQAAQAQAAKPQEQFFPLQSYRVGPYAAGGTGFFGGFIDYLNLVNTRDGGVGGVKLTWEEGETQYEVERGVEVYERLKTRPGIAAWNPLSVGIAYALIDRVTADKVPLLTINHGRTDTTDGRVFKYIFPLLVNPYSETSGIVNYLGTKAGGIDQLKGKKIVVLYHGSPYGKETIPIYELLAKQYGFTVQQIEVPHPGNEQQSQWLTIRRAKPDFVVLRGWGVMNPVALKTAQKTGFPADRIVGNIWSNSEEDVIPAGDAAKGYVAITSVAPGTQYPVLQDIVKTVYDAGKGNLQDKKRIGSVYHNLGVLNGILNVEAIRIAQAKFGKRTLTGDEVRWGLENLKIDEARAAALGAKGLFHSIHVTWDNHEGDGRVAFQQWDGTQWKVVSDWIAPDWKLLRPIIEKSSLAYAKEKNVKVRQSIDD
- a CDS encoding branched-chain amino acid ABC transporter permease, with the protein product MATPTLQPGTPRTLWPLWATPAIALALAYGVVPLLATDYVFDALLIPFLALSLAAVGLNLLTGYAGQLSLGSAAFMAVGAYAAYNFQLRVEGLPLLAAMALGGVAATVVGVVFGLPSLRLRGFYLAVSTLAAQFFVQWALTKFGWFSNHNPSGVIDAPPIAVAGVAFDAPTGRYLFALTVVAVLTALVWRVTRTPTGHHFIAVRDNELAARVIGVPVLRAKLLAFALSSFVIGVAGVLWGFVYLRTVEPAGFNLDRSFQILFIVIIGGLATLRGAFLGAALIVVFPLLLSRLGSLLLGQWFDSGVLELCQRIALGAIIVGFLIAEPRGLAALWERAVARLQRTRPPPPQGA
- a CDS encoding branched-chain amino acid ABC transporter permease, whose protein sequence is MEGFDFAFLAEVLIGGLLSGVMYSLVAIGFVLIYKTSGVLNFAQGAQLLFAALTFVSLVERGLPFALALAITFALMVVLGLAIERVVLRPLVNQPPITLFMATLGLSYVIEGVAQLVWGTQVHSLELGVSDAPIEIAGVLVSTFDLFAAGVAAVMVAVLSAFFRYTRVGLAFRAVADDTYAALAVGLRLPVIWATVWSAAGVIALVAGLLWGARLGVQFSLSLVVLKALPVLVLGGFDSILGAIVGGLVIGALEKLAEVYLGAYVGGGIESWFAYAAALLFLLVRPGGLFGQRPVERA
- a CDS encoding ABC transporter ATP-binding protein, giving the protein MSSTLFDGTLAPPATVPAAPRRSAERAGAATGGTLPPAAPPALELQGIDLSFGGVHALRGIDLRVSPGELRAIIGPNGAGKSSLVNIICGLYRPDAGRVHIGSASFAQVPTHRLAHLGVARTFQNLALFKGLSVRDNIALGRVHAARASFAEQVLGWGRARREWRDAREQAREAIDFLGLGSVQDRLAGGLSYGLQKRVELARALVARPRLLLLDEPLAGTSAGEKSEMAALIRAARDRHGAAVVLIEHDIGIVLGLSDRVAVLDYGRKIADGTPAEVREDPAVIDAYLGVAHEEPAPTPPAEAP
- the sfnG gene encoding dimethylsulfone monooxygenase SfnG, with product MSHDTTSSAASSEGIRFAYWVPNVSGGLVVSTIAQRTDWSLEYNQRLAQAAERAGFDYALTQIRFTAGYGAEYQHESVSFSQALLHATTKLKVLAAILPGPWSPAVVAKQIATIDHISAGRIAINVVSGWFKGEFQAIGEPWLEHDERYRRSEEFIRALKGIWTQDNFTFKGDFYRFNNYTLSPKPVQKPHPEIFQGGSSRAARDMASRVSDWYFTNGNTPEGVKKQIDDIRAKAAETGHRVRIGINAFVIARDTEQEARAVLKDIIDHAHVEAVHAFGDAAKQAGQSSPEGEGNWAKSTFEDLVQYNDGFRTNLIGTPRQVAERIVALKAVGVDLILAGFLHFIEEVEYFGEKVLPLVRELEAQGLGAPAGAAIGEPAEAVAA
- the msuE gene encoding FMN reductase, whose protein sequence is MTRKFKVVAVSGNVQRPSRTLVLVEELIAALSEVLPIEAHTIELGPLAPQIGGALYRSQLPAAVEAELAAIESADLLIVASPVYRGSYTGLFKHLFDFVHHEALIDVPVLLAATGGSDRHALVIDHQLRPLFSFFQARTLPLGVYASEQDFQGYEIASAALRERIVLAVQRAAPLVGIAPQATPALRLAQAA
- the glnE gene encoding bifunctional [glutamate--ammonia ligase]-adenylyl-L-tyrosine phosphorylase/[glutamate--ammonia-ligase] adenylyltransferase, whose amino-acid sequence is MPLSCTDVPEIPPDAIGDGPLASHSRFHQRLQRRYADEFSVLPPGAPTRATMAEALADLRARGHDTGAALRILRQVVMERLMRLDCEQGAPLPDITRATTELAELALDQACAQAREALDARHGAPRGPEGQPVELWIIGMGKLGARELNVSSDIDLIYVYEHDGETAGNAEGRNRISNHEYFGHAVKAIYGLIGDTTEHGFVFRVDLALRPNGNSGPAAVSLAALEEYLQVHGREWERFAWLKSRVVAPRSSVIGEPVQALRGVVLPFVFRRYLDYSVFDALRSLHRQIRDHAAKRSAGHPERANDVKLSRGGIREIEFIVQLLQVVRGGQFPELRCRPTLEALQRLARAGLMSQDTADALAAAYTFLRQVEHRIQYLDDQQTHVLPTRDDDLAWIAQTLGLGCCAFLHQLDAHRELVAQEFDTLLGGAGKKQCTKGGCGGPRAGAPAAPELEAVLEQLPPTVRERVAEWRTHPRVQSLSDESRERLLRLVQRTARWLADGQVNEDAVVRLIGWLESLLRRDIYLALLLERPSVHEHLLHLLGAALWPARYMLQHPGVIDELAGDALLAERFVPQDFEHELALRIASLQSTGEDDDETLLNLLRRAHHADTFRTLARDVERRITVEQVADDLSALADSVLRVTAQWCWSRLKNRHREVPQFAIIGYGKLGGKELGYGSDLDIVFVFDDDDDRAPEVYSAFVRKLINWLTVKTAEGDLFEIDTALRPNGSSGLLVTSFTAYANYQQRRGSNTAWTWEHQAMTRARFLLGTEDMAPPGALAPLPEGSEAAAGSGRNLRERFDAVREAVITAPRDPAALREEVVTMRERVRAAHPVPAGQFDVKHSVGGMVDVEFALQYLVLSQSATHPSLRENRGNITLLQRAEAAGFLPDGVGTAAATAYRTLRQVQHRARLNEQPTRVDPATLQAERDAVLALWQAVFAG